The window GCATCtagagaattcaaagagttattctaaaAATACATATTAAGTATtagcaaattatccatcaataataaagtataacatagaaagatagagtgatttgaatatatttctttcattttaattatattttttaatcacattttaagtttcattctttaatatgtgtctagaacacccattgtccagataacatctttctgctgaaaaataatcagaTTTTTAACTTAGGAATCCAAGCTCTTTtaggtccttgcaggttagcaatAATTATTCCTTTTGGAACTCGTATTTTCTTAATTGctattttgtttattagtttgcaggttttaggatTATAAGTAATATACTTTtgcatactcttgttaaatttaaacaacatagatttcacataaataaataatgaattttcagttttctatttcTGTTTATTAGTTTCACCAGATTTATGAAAAACTGTTTTAGGATGAACAgagaagattttaattgatttttatttctgttcatcagatttataagaatctattttaggATGGACAGTGgagaatttaacaaacatatattttaaagatttttgggtgtaccaaggttgatattccaatccagctttgtcatatacagctcttaaattttctatcattaaattcagtttttcgGAGCTGAGAGTGAATCTCTCAACAATAGATTTCAAGTTATCAActtttttagttaatttttcattatcttctgaaagcaattcattgttcttcttaagtttatcatggctttcagtgagaagttgatttctctgatttagttctttattttttttaattaagatttcagttttattagttagtttcagtttttcatctatcaGGATTTGATTTCCATTCtttaagttcttgttcttacgaataagtttcttatgttttaaatacaaattagaaaaggcatcatgaagttcatcaagtgtaaaattattttcagtTTCAACATGTATCTTATgtatctcatcttcatgtgccatgaAGCATGGATTTGTAAAATGATGCagctcttcttctacacatgatgtttcagattttcattctagctttaatctatcttttttttattttttatttttttttttttttcaatggaaagctagaatgaaaataaacaaacttcCATTGTTTGCTAAAAATAATTAGCAAACATTATGCGGGGTtgccatgatctttggctccagtcggttaagactataaatgACAAgaaagcacctgctctgataccacttgttgcccaaggtgacaacccaagagagggggtgaattaggttttcTCAATTTTATGGCTTCAAATTAATTCTTAAGTGAGTATAGAGTTTGGCCTATGTGAATTATATAGGTGCGGTGGAAGCAAGAGAGATTAATATCTAGGCAACTATGATTAAGTTACTTTAAGAATTCGAGGTAGAGCAACTACTCAATATAATGAAGAACGTAAAACAAGAAGCACAATGCAAAGACAATCAtgtatagtggtttggtgcactccaaggcacctacgtccactctctaaGCGCTCCCTTGGAaatttactataacccctcggattattgttggattgtttttccgggctcacaatccaataaCCCTTACAATtagttttacgggatcaccaacaaacctaaacgttgattttacgggcttaccaacaaacttaaacgttggttttacgggctcaccaacaaaccttacaaggaatgaaagaaaagaaatttaaagctcctaaatgagcaagttACACAAATATGTActaaaaaaagagataagaaaataattatcgctttgaagatgcgcttctcttctttgctgagATTGCTTCACACTTTAATGGATGGTTGATCTCTTGAAGGCACTTGTATTTCTGCTCAACACACTTCTTTTTGAATTTGAACTGAAGCAATAATCGAACTCTCTTGGATTTGctctttctcttgaatgcacacttAAATTCTCACCAAGATACTTTTTTCTAATGAATAgtggctcttaaatacttctccaacctccaaatatcagttactagccgttggattgaagaaactagtcgTTTATAGTCGTTGGAGCCTTAAAAAGTACTTCTATAGAACTAGCCGTCAGGCTGTCAGTCGAGTTGGGGTCGACTTAAATTCTGATGGGGTCGGATCTAGCAGAAGTTCCAGAGAGCAAAATCCTGTAGATGCTGGTTGGGGTCGACCCGTGTTttgatggggtcgactcaagtttgtctagggtcgactcgagctttggtGGAGTCGGCTCTGACAGAGGTTCCAGAGAGCAAATTTCTGTTGATGCTGGTCGGGGTCGACCTGAGTTTTGATGGGATCGACTTGAGTTCTGGATGCTGAAGGATCAAGCTTCTGTCTTGACTGTCGGGGTCGACCCGAGTActatgccaaattttttgggGTCGATCCGAGGCCTGTGCCAAATGTGTCAGAGTCGGCTCCAAACTTTCTGGGATCGACTCCAATCCTGAAATTCTGCACTTCAAAGTTAGATTTGCACTTAAAACATATAATCATGAAGTAACAACATTGCAaatcatttcttttttcttaggaTGTTTGGCACATTAAAGTTTAGCATGTAAATGACAGAATTAAGCTTCAATCAAGAGAACTTGACTCTAAAGTATATTAAACTGTAAACTAATTCTTTCCTCAAGTTCTtccaatataatttgtttttagatgtattcttgaaaatttttttaaatgtatcaagcaaagcgtatcaaggatgtatcaaatctttcttcctttctcacTTATGTACTAGATCAATTGAATTAATGACATTTGTACTTCCATATGACCTCCATGGCTTTGTACTCATCAAAATCACACTAGAGTCaaaacaatctctccctttttgatgattacaaaatattgagtatcagGAAATTGATATTCATGTGAGAAGTAAGGTCAAAACAAACGAATTATGTGGGTTGGGTCAGGTTAactgtttaataaacatgtcAGATTTAGACTTGAAattttgacctgtttaataaacaggtcgaatTTGGGTTGATGACTTTTTGAGCCGACCTGCATCCAACCTATCCTGATTGCCTCCCCTAATCTGAGATAACATCTACTTTGTCAAATTGAGCACGAGTAGGAAATCACCATGGAGCTGTTTATTTAATGCCTATGTCGATGACCTCTAGTCTACCactagggctgttaacgagccgagccaagcccgagcctccgcgggctcggctcggctcgtttcacaaaATCTCAGGcttgggctcggtaccgagcttatattgggctcgggctcgggatcATTTGGCACAGCCCGATTCAAGCTTGAGCTCGTaatgcccgagcccgagcccgagcccgagcccgagcccgccccATCCCCGAGCTCGATTCGTCGTTGCCTCATCGGAGAGAAgaacaaaggaaagaaagaaagaaagaaagaaagaaaagaagaagaagagaacagaGTAGGAAAGATAGAAGGGGGAGAAAGGGAGAACAGAGGTAAACTATTAGTTTGCTTCATTCATGCTCATTCAGATGTTATTGtgagcaaactaaaaattaatcaTAACTTAGAACAGAGGGTTCGACGTCAAGATGCTGGGAGTCGGGAAAGAGGGCCGAGATCCGATCACCGCCTTCGAGAATTCGGTCCTGCCAACTTCTACCAAAAATATAATGCATCATACGGAAAGCTTGTCAAAATCCACAACGTCAGATGCTTCTTGGGTCTTGATGCATAGTTGAGCAAATAAAGGGAAAACTAATCCAGTAATCCCACCACCGAAGCCGACGCCGATCGCCGGTGTCGCCACTCCATCGAACGACCCTACGAGAAACTCTAAGGCATTGAGATCGTCGGCGGTGACCGCCGGAGTTTAGGATGGTGTCGGGGTCGCAGCGAAGGGGCTGAGGCACCGCCGACGCTGGCACTGGAGAAGCGCTTCTCATTTGCTGCGGACCTTCGCATACTTACAGTACGGGCACCGCCGGCCGTCCTCCACCCCTCCCCTGATTCGCCggtggaggagggcttctcctcccctcctttgtcgccggtggaggagtcggcaaagagaggaaaagaaagggggagaaagggagaaccaaagaagaaaaagggccTCGCTGAGTCGCTGGAACATTATGGAGAAAccgaaaagaaaggagaagaaaataaaaaggaagaggaggagaaaatgGGTTAACGAGTTGGCTTCGGGTTAACCGGTTGAGTTCGAACCTGAACCAATCCaatttaaagaaattaaatggatttgggTTAGCTTGGATGGGTCTGATCTAAATCCAACTAGGTCCAATCAGATTGAGATTTAAATTGATTaagccaaataaaatttaattgggtTGGGTCCAAGGTTAATTGGGatccaattaaattgttaattaGACTCAGCCCtcatttgggctcgtgagctgctcgggctcgggctcggattTAAACGTGCCTCATtttgagctcgggctcgggctcgttagTCGCCCCGTTGACAACCCTATCTACCACAATCTCCTGTTGTTAGGTatgtttatttaaaaattaaaaaaaaaaaagaagactaaGTTGACGAAATGCCATCAATTAGGCATCCATtctaataaatataaaacaatGACTTCTGCGCTTTGCCAAGTAGAGTCAAGCGATAGCCCCTCAAGTCAACTTGATTTAGTAGTCTCCCGCTGCCTGTCCTGATCACGAAGCTTCCTTTCCAATAGATCAAGTGCTCATTTAGGCCAAATGAGctcattaagaaatcttacaatGCCTTCTTAAAATCTCCCATCTCTTTAATGTATCTCTAGACTTCTGAAACAAGGCTCTATATATAGTCTTTGGAAGTTCTGCATCTTGTCAGATTTAGTACTCTTCTCTTTCTTACTTTCGTTTTTATATCGAGAAAACTCTAAGCTCTCTAAGCAGTCTTTCTTTCTGTGAGAACTTAAGACAGTATACCTCCATGACGGGCCTAGAACTAGTAGTTGCAGGATGGTTTGCAGTTAATGTCATCTCTAAGTTGGCCGACCAGGTTGTATCCCTCGTCAAGAAGCAAATCAAGTATCAGAAGGGTGTCAAGCGCAAGCTGAAAACTCTTGCAGAAGATCTTAAGAAGATTCAAGCTGCCATCTATTCAGCTTGCAGGCTGCAAATCACCAACCCTGCCTTGCAACACTGGATGTTGGAACTCATGGATGCGGCTAAAGCTGCCGAGAATGTGCTGAACAAGTTCAGTTGCAACGTCGCCGGAGAAAGAGAAGAGCCTGCTCGTCCTCGTGGATTTACCAAATCAACAGGTACAATTGTTAAACGTCTCTTTTTTCATGATCGGTACCTGGATGAATTGAACGATGTCTTGAACAGATTTGGAAAAGTTGCTGCTGAGATGGGTAATTTCCTCAAACTGGTTGAATTAGATCTAGTTGTAAGGAAGCATCGTGAAATGCTTGGGGGGCAACAGACAACCTCCATGCCGATCGAATCCAACGTAGTTGGCCGCGATAATGAGAGAAATGATATGGTGAATTTTTTGTTGGCGACAGGTAACAGTTACGTATGCGGTAACGATGTGAACTTTGCTGTTGTTTCCATAGTTGGCATTCATGGTGTTGGAAAAACTACTCTTGCTCGCTGTGTCTACAATGATAGAAATATACAGGGGCATTTTGATATCAAGGTATGGCTCTGTGTTTCTGATGAATTTAATGTGAAAAGACTCATGATCGAGATCATAGAGTCTGCTTGTATCCAGAGACCTCATGATCTACATAGACTAATAAACTTGGATACCATTCAAGGAATTCTTAATCAAGTGCTTATGGAGAAGAAGTTTTTGGTCGTCTTTGATGGCATAAGGAGTGATCAGATAATTGCTGGGTGGGAAACCCTGTGGCCATCATTTAAGTTCGGGAAAAAGGGAAGCAGAATTATACTGACAACATGTGATCAAAACATAGGAGAGATGATGGAGATGAAAACAATAAACTTGAAGGGCATAGAAGGCCAGGACTATTGGAGATTGTTCGAACAATGGGCGTCTAGAGGTGTGAACCCGAGAGATCTTCCAATACTGAAATCGGTTGTCAAGCAAATAGCTCCCAAGTTGGGGGGATCTCCTTTGGCAGCGAAGATGGTGGGACTTAAGATAGCATCTATGCTAAGGGAACAGGGGCAGAAGA of the Phoenix dactylifera cultivar Barhee BC4 unplaced genomic scaffold, palm_55x_up_171113_PBpolish2nd_filt_p 000213F, whole genome shotgun sequence genome contains:
- the LOC103720931 gene encoding disease resistance protein RGA2-like, which produces MTGLELVVAGWFAVNVISKLADQVVSLVKKQIKYQKGVKRKLKTLAEDLKKIQAAIYSACRLQITNPALQHWMLELMDAAKAAENVLNKFSCNVAGEREEPARPRGFTKSTGTIVKRLFFHDRYLDELNDVLNRFGKVAAEMGNFLKLVELDLVVRKHREMLGGQQTTSMPIESNVVGRDNERNDMVNFLLATGNSYVCGNDVNFAVVSIVGIHGVGKTTLARCVYNDRNIQGHFDIKVWLCVSDEFNVKRLMIEIIESACIQRPHDLHRLINLDTIQGILNQVLMEKKFLVVFDGIRSDQIIAGWETLWPSFKFGKKGSRIILTTCDQNIGEMMEMKTINLKGIEGQDYWRLFEQWASRGVNPRDLPILKSVVKQIAPKLGGSPLAAKMVGLKIASMLREQGQKIMQSKL